The Chryseobacterium sp. JV274 sequence TTTTACCTCATGGCTGTAATGCTCAACAGTAAAACTGAATTCTTCAGGAGCTAATGTATGTCCGGTAACCAAAAAGTGGCAGGCCAGACAGTCGCCAGCTTTCTCTTTAGTAACTGCTTTCGTCACCGTATTCTCTGTTTTTTTAAGATTGAAAACCTTAAAATAATCTACAGCATCGTGATGGTGAAAGCTCTGAGAAAGCAGCGCGAGGAAATATACTCCAAACAATAGCTTGGAGATAAAACTCTTTAGGTTTCTGCTTTCTTTAAAAATCATGGTTCAAAATTATGAAAATAATTCAATTGTTTCCTTAAACTTTTATTAAATTACTTATGACTTATTGATAATAGGTAGAAATGAAAAGTATTTTGTTACAAAAAAAATGCTTCATAATTTTTAGTTTATGAAGCATTTCTATTTTTTTAATCAAGCTGTGTACCAAGATATTCCCACTCCTGTAGAGCTGTATCCAGGTCTTCCTTAGTTTTATTGTATTTTTCTAAGGTTTCATCTGAAGGATTTTCTTTGGCAAAAGAAGCTTCCATTTCCTCTATTTTTGTTTCGAGTTCGGAAATTCTCTCTTCTACTTTCTTGATTTTATTCTGAATATTTTTCTGCTCTTTACTAACGATATTTGAAGATGGGGTGCTAACAGCCGGTTTTTCTTCCACTTTCTTAGGTTCTACCTTTACTTCCTGATGAAGTTTGGCTTTTTCTGCAGAAATCTCTCTGATTGTTTCCTTTTGTCTGTATTCAAGATATTCATTGATGTCTCCAAGGAATTCTTTCATTTTCCCGTCACGGAATTCATAGATCTTATCACAAAGTCCCTGAAGGAATTCCCTGTCGTGCGAGATCACAATTAAAGTCCCTTCAAAATTCTGCAGTGCAAGCTTGATAATTTCCTTAGACTGAATATCCAGGTGGTTGGTAGGTTCATCCATGATCAACGTGTTGAAAGGACGAAGCAACAGTTTACAAAGTGCCAGACGGTTTCTCTCCCCTCCGGAAAGTACTTTTGTCTTCTTTGAAACAGCATCTCCCTGGAAAAGGAAAGATCCTAGTAAATCTCTTACTCTAGGTCTTGTTTCTTCCGTTGCTGCATCCTCTGCTTCTTCAAGAACCGTTTTATTAGGAGTTAAAACCTCTTCCTGATTCTGTGCGAAGTATCCGATATTAACGTTATGCCCAAGATTCCATGCTCCTGAATAATCTTTGATATCTCCTGCCAGAATTTTAGCCAAAGTTGTTTTTCCCTGTCCGTTTTGTCCTAACAGAGCAATTCTGTCTCCTCTCTGAACGATGAAATCTACATCATCAAAGATCTGTTTCTGTCCATAAGATTTTCCAAGATTCATTGCTTCGAAGATCACTTTCCCCGGAACCATAGACTGTACGAAACGGATATTGAATTTTGAAACGTCTTCATTATCAACTTCGATACGTTCTATTTTATCTAATTTCTTAATAAGTGACTGCGCAAAAGATGCTTTTGTAGCACTTGCACGGAACTTATTAATATTGTCTTCCATCTGTTTGATCTCCGCATCCTGATTCTTTTTAGCCTGAATCAGCTTTTCACGGCGATCTTCTCTCATGACAAGATATTTGGTATAATTGGCTTTATAGTCGTCAACTTTTTTATTATTAATATCAAAAGTACGGTTACAAACAGCGGTCATAAACTGCTTATCGTGACTTACAAGAACAATAGCTCCCGGATAATCTCTCAGGAAGTTTTCAAGCCAGATGATAGATTCCATATCCAGGTGGTTGGTAGGCTCATCGAGAAGCATAATATCATTCTTCTGAAGAAGTAATTTTGCCAGTTCGATTCTCATTCTCCATCCTCCTGAAAACTCATCAGTAACCTTTTGGAAATCATCTGCTTTAAATCCTAAACCAAATAACACTTTTTCCATATCACCTTCAAGATTGTAGGCATCGTGGTTCATTAAAAGGTCATTCAGCTCGGTCATTTTATTAATCAAATCCGTATAGGAATCACTTTCGTAATTTGTTCTGACAGCCATTTGGTGATTCACTTCTTCAAGCTCATTTTTCCAGGCATTAATCTGCTCGAAAGCCTGCATTGTTTCGTTCCAAACAGTTCTTCCTTTTACAAAATCAAGATCCTGTTTCAGGAAACCAATGGTAACACTTCCTTCAGTGACCACTTCTCCTTCGTAGAAATTAATTTCTTTGGACAGCATTTTCAATAAAGTGGATTTTCCCGCTCCATTTTTTCCTACGAGGCCAACTTTATCATCTTTTTTGATGGTAAAATTGACATTTTGAAATAAATAATTTCCTGAATGATGTAATCCTAAACTTTGAACCGAAAGCATTTTAATTGATAATTAGTAATGAATAATGAATTTTCGGGTGCAAAAATACGGAAAAAGAACTGAATAGCCCAGAAATAAAAAAAGCTATCCAAAACGGACAGCTTTCTTTTGGATATGAATTGATTTTATAAGGTCTTATCCCGGAGTAAGCGGTGGGGTTTTCTGCCCTGCTTCTACCATAGCAATCATTTCTACAAGGGTTGCTTCAGCTTCTTTATATTTTACCTGTTTGATCCCGTGGTTGGACCCTATTGCAACTTGCAATTCATTCAAAGTCTTAGCTTCTGACATTGTAATGGGTTTACTCCCATTTTTAATACTGATTTGATATTCACAAGTATCTAGAAGTTTATTTGCTTTTTTAAGCCATTCTGAAACTTTCATAATTATTTTGTTTTTGGTGATTGATATAAAATTATTTTATCTATTGAGAAGCTCTCTCAAAGATTGTCCTGAAGATACTTTGTCCACGAAAGCTCCTCCTGGTGCATTTGTAATACCATATATTCCCTGAATCATCTGTAAATCATAATCTGTATTTTTATCACTGAACATAAATTCACATCCTGGTGCTAGTGCATTACTTGTAACAGTACCTTCTCTCATATTTGTTTGAGCAGCAAATAAAACTATATTTTCATTAGGCTCCACACTCACCTGTCCCTGGGCATTAGAAGTAAATGCACAAAAGGGTAAAAATTGTCCATCTACTCTTGCTGCAAGTCCTATTGTGAGATCTGGAGTACCCAAAGGTCTTTCATTTCTTACCGTAATTACTCCTTCGGGGGCTGTCCCCCTAATAGAAAATGAGCCATTTGGATGGAAACTTACAGCTGTTCCTAAAGGTATTTCCTGTGATAATGCCTGCATTTGAATTGTCGTATTGGGAGCAATCATTGATTTATTGAAAACATATACTTTATATTCCGGTTCATAATCAATATCCACCATGCCAAACATATTGCTATAATCAATAGCAAACCAAGCCGGCACTCCTGAAGTAATCTGGTTCGTACCCGTTGCCCCTTTGTATCCCATTAATCTATAAGCATTTGCCTGCAGATATTGTAAAATTTCGTTCTGTTCCCCTGAGGTAAAATCAAAGTTAATTGAGAATATTCTAGTACCTGCTCTTTGAATGAGTGTCTTTTCCATTGTTTTAATCTTTGGTGTTCTTACTCTTTTGATATTAGGCTTTTCAGAATACGCCTTTGTTCCTATTATATTTTGAAGCTTCGCGAAATGAACAATTCAAAGTAACGAGATTTAACATCCAAAAAATACCGTATAAAATACCAAATTTAAAATTCAGTAATTGTACTCACTGATAATCATTAACTTATAAAAAAGGGAACATCTAACATGATGTCCCCCTAACCTAAATTTAAAACTGAGAAGCGTTGGCACTAATTCTTAATTTCATTTAATGTAATGGCTGCCGGTGTTTTTAAAATAGAACGATCCCAGACATCATTATTGGGAACACTGGTCCCATACAGAAAATCTGCAACAAAACTGTCTTCTGGCAGATGAAGCTCAGCGGAAAGCCTTGTCCGGCTGGTTTGATCAACGGAAGTACAGCTGGAAACATTTAATCCGTTATTAATCAATTCAATAGTAATTTCCCGCTGGGATCTTTTCAAAAAGCTGTTACTATATAACCCGAAATTTGCTGAAATATGGGTGTAGTCTGCAAATTTTCCGAAATCATAGATTGGCTTTTTACCCACAGAAAGATCTTTTATATATTCTTTTATTTTGATATAAAAACGACTGAGAAAGGGATGCTTATTATAATCTGTTCCAAAATAGGCATCGTTTTCTGTACTGAAAACGGATACTTTAGCATTGGTTTCTTCCAGCATCAATTTCCCATATACTTTTGAAAGGTCATTGTATACCTTATCCCGGCATATATATGCCTGTGAAAGACCATTGGCAGTCTCAATTTCATATCCGGAAAGCAGAGCATCCCAGATTTTATTGCCTTCAGCATTGGTTTTTTCATTCCTGATATCTGAAACATAATGATGCAGATCATCAATATGAATGAAGTCTGTAGAAATATAAACAGACTGCGGACCTTCAAGATATCCTCCTCCGATATCGGCGTGATCACCCGGCACAAAGATTTCTTTCCAAACGGAAGACACATTTTCTGATTTCTGATCTTCCATTATTTTTGAGTTCTCAAAAAAACCGGTAAGTGGAAAGAAAAAGCGGCTCTCATTTACTGCGCAAATATGCAGAGCATTCTCTACCTGAGCAGGGATATTCAGATTATAAGTATTGAAAGGTTTGGATTCTACCGTATCAAAAGCTCCTAAAAATTTTATTCTGCAGTTTCCCAGAGAATAATGAGTCAAAAGCTGATTACAAAAAGTTCTTGCCAGCATTCCTCCTCTCCCGAATCCATATATATAAAAATGGTATTCTATTGTCTGATCATGGATCATCTGCTGTGCAAAATCTCCTGCTTTCTGAAGTTTATCATCAGAAGAATATCCGTTGCCATAGGGTGGATTTGCACATGTTGCCATAGCAAAATTATTATCTTCACTGCCCGTTACGGTTCCAATTCCTTCGATATATATTTTTTCATCACCAATAAATAAGCTGTATAATTTATAGATATTGGTGAAAGTACCATAATAACTCTCATTGTTGTTCAGCGGTTTATCCGGTGAAAGAATATTTACTCCATTATTTCCTGTACCGTCAAAGAAAATCCCGACGGAAATCACTCTACTGCCATTCATGTTTTTACTTTAATTTTTTATTACAGATCTTGTTTGTGTTTTTTTGAATAAAATCCCTAAAAGAGACATTTCAAAATAACAGAAGAAAAACAAGGTTAGGTAGAGTGAAAAGTACTAAATAAAAAATTCCGTATTTCTACGGAATCAGATTACATTTTTTCAAGGGAATAAATATTGTTAATAATAGCATAAATCACTATTCCTACAGTATTTTTGGCTCCTATCTTCTCCAAAATACGCTGCCTGTGGCTTTCTACGGTTCTGGGGCTGATAAAGAGCTTTTCTCCTATTTCATTATTGGTAAACTCCTGACAGATCAGTTTTACTACATCCTTTTCTCTTTCAGACAGCTCATCTTCTGTTTCAAAAAGAGAATTTTTCTTTGCAGAACCATTCATATAAGTAAAAAGCATCTGATGGTCTTCTGCCGTAAAGAAAACTCCATTTTTATCAACCATCGTGATGGCATCAATAAATGTTTTTTTATTTGAATTTTTGGGAAGAAATGCCGATACTCCCAGCTTGACCATATATCCTAAGATAGAGGTTTTATAATGGGATGAAAGGATAATGATTTTGAGGTCAGGATATTTTTCCTTCAGGATTTCTACCAGTTCAAAACCGTTCATAGGTTTCATCTGAACATCTACAAGAGCAATATCAGGAAATTCATCTTTTGAAAGTTTTCCGAGGTCATCTATAAAATCGGGCCCGTTATCTGCGGTAAGGCATACCGATATATTTTTTTCATTAGACAGCAACATTTTTACCCCTTCGAGGATCAGCTGTTCATCATCAATCAGTGCTAGTTTGATTTGGGAACTCATGATATTTTGGAATTTTTATGATTAAACGACTTCCTTTATTTAAAAAAGTTTTTTTCCATTTGTGTGTTGCGTTCATTGATTTGATACGGGATTCTATATTTTTTATTCCCATTCCTTTTTTCACTTCTTCATATTCAAAACCCTGTCCGTTATCAGAAATAATGACAGCCATATTTTCAGGATAATCTTTAATATAGATCCAAAGATCTGCTGCATCTGAATGCTTGATCACATTGGTGGTAAATTCCTGAATAATCCGGTACAGCTGAACTTCTACGAAAAGATCTTTCTTTTCATATCCCGGCATTACCTGCAGGGATATATTAATTTTATGGGAAAGGTTGGCTATTAATTCTTCAACGTATAAAACCAATCCTACCGATTCCAGATTTACAGGGTACAATGAATGGGAAATACTTCTGGCGGCATCAATCAGAGAAGACATCTGGCCATAGATATTTTTTTTAATCAGATCATCACCCTGGGTATCGAGGTTATTCAGCCATAAAGAAAGAATATTGAGGCGGTTTCCGATATCATCATGAATCATTACTGCAATTCTTTTCCTTTCTTCTTCCTGGGCTTTGATGTTTTCCAGTACTAGTTTTTTCTGGTGAAGAACTTCAGCCTCATGTTGTACACTCTTCTCTTTAATAATTCTGGTTATAAAAGCTCTGTAGGCAAGCAGAATAAAGGATACTATAACTGTTATGGTAACAATTATAAGGATCAGCAGATTGATATTTAAAGTTACTTCTTTAATTTGATAAAAGTATATAAAAATGAACAGTACAAAATACTCGAAAGAATATTATTGGCACTGAGAATAATATAATAATCGTTTTCCGACAGTTCTGCAATCTGATGTTGGATGATAAAAATAAATACCGAAACAGAATAGTAGAAAAAAATACTGGCATCTACCAGAATAAAACGATTCTGATTCTGTACAGAGGTGTTTTTAATCTCACGGATCAGGGTAAACCCGGAAAGGCAGATGATAACAATATTGGAAACCACTTTTGCAATATCGGCATTGGACGGATAATCAAACCCATATTTTGAAATCATAAAACCTCCCGCCAGCAGGCCTGTAAGTCCCAGAACATATTTCGGCCAATCCAGTTTTCTGATAAATAAACCTGTCAGCAAGAAAAACTCTCCTGCAATATAAAAGGGATAAAGAAATGATGTATCATTGAGTCTGAAGATATAGGGCAGCGCCAGATTCAGCAGTTCAATAAAAAAAAGAAAAGCAATACAATAAAAATACGGCTTTTCTTTTTGGTTTAATATGCGGTATTTTGCTGCTCCCAGCAGTATAACAGATAGAAGCAGTGCATAATTCAGGAATAAAATTGCCTTATAAAGTTCAGCCATTCCTCAGTTTATCGTTTTTAAAATCCACTTCCGACATCTACGTCCGGAATACGGCAGATAGGAGGGCATGGTTTTGCCCAGTCATATGTATTGGAAATGGTCTCTGCTCCCAGCTCCGAATTTCTAAGATTTGATCGGGTAGAAATAAAAATAAGAGTTACCAGCATTTTCCCATAGATATCATTGTATCTAAGGCCAAAAGAACAGGTAATACCCAGCAAACCATCATCCTCAAGGCAAAGGTCTGCGGTAGGAACATAGAATTTTCTGAAAATTCCAATACCTTCATTTTCTCTACATTCTTTATAAAACCACTCCATACCTTCGTTTCTCCAACGTTCAATAGCTGATACTGCTATATCCTGCTCAAGAATAGGTGTATTGGAAACCGGGAATCCCATATTAGCATTCTTCTCTGTGCTTTGAAGATTTTTAGAAAGAACAGCATTTCTAACAATAGTGTATTCCTGAATCTCCTGCAGTCTCAAGTCTCTGTCAAGCTCGGTAAGGAAACTGTACGGATATTCTTTAACGTCTATTTTTACCCCTTCGTTATTCATAGGGTAAAAAATAAGAATCAGACGATCTCTATAAACTCCTACTGCTGCACAAAAGTCTTTATAGTCCTTGAACTCCTTCATCCACTCAAGGTGTTCACTGGAAATATTAAAAACATAGTTGGTAGGAATCAGCTTTTGAATTTTGGAAAAGTCAGAGAAGTACGCTTTCCATTCGTTTGATGCTGCTTTGCATTCTTCTACAGGCAGCATATAGTCTACAATGTTTAATGTTGACATAAGCATAGTTTTTAGTTCTATAAAAATATATAAACTAAACATGCTACGCAAGTAAGATTTTAATTAATAATTTTTCACTGTAATATGATAACAGCTCTGTTGTCTTTCTTTAATGTAATATATTCTACCGATATTTTGATAATACTTTAAAACTTTCTCCAGAGCGATTTCCATTTTCGGATTGTACTTCAGAACATTGTTGAATCTTACATAAGAAATGTCAAAAGAGTTACCATAATTGTGAGAACTAATCCCTAGTGAGGCATTAGAATTTACTCTTCTCAACCGGCATTGGTCTTCAAGAGTCCGGGTAATGGATGAAACGGTAAAAGTACCTCCTTTTGTATCTTTACTGAACTTTGAACCCATCTTCTCAAGGGTAGTTTTGGCCTTGGATACCATATAAGCCCTGCTGTAATCAAGTCTCTGAACCTGATATCCTTTACCAGATTTCTTTATTTTATGGAATTTACCTTTGTTGATATACTTTTGTACTGTTTTGGAGTCTTTCAACAGCTCTATTCCAAAACTCTTTGAGGCATCAAGATGGGGTTTGTAAAGCGGTGTAGGTTCAACCTTCAGTACAGTAGTAAGATCATAGCAGGGAAAAGCCTTTTTTGCTGCCTGCGAATAATGTAAACTATAAATAAAGGGTACAAAGACCACACAAAGAAACTTTCTCATTCACCATCCTTTTAAATTACAAATGAAAGATAAAACATTTATGTTATATCTTTCAAAACCGACTATAATACTGTATAAATAAATCCCAAACAAACTTTACACCAAATTATCGATTTTATAATTTTTGTTCACTCTTTTTTGAGTTTTTTTTTCAGTTTTAACTTTTTACTTTAAGATTTAAATTTTACATTTGAGATACATAAATAATAAACAACATGATAAAAAAACTTTTCGCTGAATTTTTCGGCACATTTTGGCTTGTTTTCGGAGGGTGTGGAAGCGCTGTTTTCGCAGCCGGTGTTCCCGACATTGGCATCGGACTTTTAGGAGTTGCTTTGGCATTTGGTCTTACTGTTCTTACGATGGCTTACGCTGTAGGTCATATTTCAGGAGGACACTTTAATCCGGCAGTTTCTTTTGG is a genomic window containing:
- a CDS encoding sensor histidine kinase yields the protein MIHDDIGNRLNILSLWLNNLDTQGDDLIKKNIYGQMSSLIDAARSISHSLYPVNLESVGLVLYVEELIANLSHKINISLQVMPGYEKKDLFVEVQLYRIIQEFTTNVIKHSDAADLWIYIKDYPENMAVIISDNGQGFEYEEVKKGMGIKNIESRIKSMNATHKWKKTFLNKGSRLIIKIPKYHEFPNQTSTD
- a CDS encoding T6SS phospholipase effector Tle1-like catalytic domain-containing protein; protein product: MNGSRVISVGIFFDGTGNNGVNILSPDKPLNNNESYYGTFTNIYKLYSLFIGDEKIYIEGIGTVTGSEDNNFAMATCANPPYGNGYSSDDKLQKAGDFAQQMIHDQTIEYHFYIYGFGRGGMLARTFCNQLLTHYSLGNCRIKFLGAFDTVESKPFNTYNLNIPAQVENALHICAVNESRFFFPLTGFFENSKIMEDQKSENVSSVWKEIFVPGDHADIGGGYLEGPQSVYISTDFIHIDDLHHYVSDIRNEKTNAEGNKIWDALLSGYEIETANGLSQAYICRDKVYNDLSKVYGKLMLEETNAKVSVFSTENDAYFGTDYNKHPFLSRFYIKIKEYIKDLSVGKKPIYDFGKFADYTHISANFGLYSNSFLKRSQREITIELINNGLNVSSCTSVDQTSRTRLSAELHLPEDSFVADFLYGTSVPNNDVWDRSILKTPAAITLNEIKN
- a CDS encoding DUF5715 family protein: MRKFLCVVFVPFIYSLHYSQAAKKAFPCYDLTTVLKVEPTPLYKPHLDASKSFGIELLKDSKTVQKYINKGKFHKIKKSGKGYQVQRLDYSRAYMVSKAKTTLEKMGSKFSKDTKGGTFTVSSITRTLEDQCRLRRVNSNASLGISSHNYGNSFDISYVRFNNVLKYNPKMEIALEKVLKYYQNIGRIYYIKERQQSCYHITVKNY
- a CDS encoding ABC-F family ATP-binding cassette domain-containing protein translates to MLSVQSLGLHHSGNYLFQNVNFTIKKDDKVGLVGKNGAGKSTLLKMLSKEINFYEGEVVTEGSVTIGFLKQDLDFVKGRTVWNETMQAFEQINAWKNELEEVNHQMAVRTNYESDSYTDLINKMTELNDLLMNHDAYNLEGDMEKVLFGLGFKADDFQKVTDEFSGGWRMRIELAKLLLQKNDIMLLDEPTNHLDMESIIWLENFLRDYPGAIVLVSHDKQFMTAVCNRTFDINNKKVDDYKANYTKYLVMREDRREKLIQAKKNQDAEIKQMEDNINKFRASATKASFAQSLIKKLDKIERIEVDNEDVSKFNIRFVQSMVPGKVIFEAMNLGKSYGQKQIFDDVDFIVQRGDRIALLGQNGQGKTTLAKILAGDIKDYSGAWNLGHNVNIGYFAQNQEEVLTPNKTVLEEAEDAATEETRPRVRDLLGSFLFQGDAVSKKTKVLSGGERNRLALCKLLLRPFNTLIMDEPTNHLDIQSKEIIKLALQNFEGTLIVISHDREFLQGLCDKIYEFRDGKMKEFLGDINEYLEYRQKETIREISAEKAKLHQEVKVEPKKVEEKPAVSTPSSNIVSKEQKNIQNKIKKVEERISELETKIEEMEASFAKENPSDETLEKYNKTKEDLDTALQEWEYLGTQLD
- a CDS encoding response regulator, translated to MSSQIKLALIDDEQLILEGVKMLLSNEKNISVCLTADNGPDFIDDLGKLSKDEFPDIALVDVQMKPMNGFELVEILKEKYPDLKIIILSSHYKTSILGYMVKLGVSAFLPKNSNKKTFIDAITMVDKNGVFFTAEDHQMLFTYMNGSAKKNSLFETEDELSEREKDVVKLICQEFTNNEIGEKLFISPRTVESHRQRILEKIGAKNTVGIVIYAIINNIYSLEKM